In a genomic window of Stakelama saccharophila:
- a CDS encoding protein-L-isoaspartate(D-aspartate) O-methyltransferase yields the protein MTDFQRRRDHMVVAHIASRGVRDEHVLTAMRTVPRERFVAEGMAEFAYADSPLPIAEGQTISQPYIVAAMIEAAEVRPGDRVLEVGAGSGYAAAVIGQIADRVVAIERHDALGASAKRRIADLGYANVDIRIGDGTRGAPDEAPFDAILVAAGAPVVPEALKEQLAIGGRLVIPVGEERSQTLCKVIRRTESRYEESDLGAVRFVPLIGERAWAEDGSRAASNHVPGAARKQSLPEMIADAAEDLPDFDDPAFGRLFDRFADRRVVLLGEASHGTAEFYRARAAITRHLIEHHGFTIVAVEADWPDASTVDRYVRHRPARARAEPPFQRFPTWMWRNTEVRALIEWMRERNADVDAEEARAGFYGLDIYNMSDSIGAVLDYLDRVDPEAAVIARERYGCLTPWQNDPATYGRAALSRGYAECEAAVIEQCRALLEKRLDYARADGDAFLDAAQNARLIASAERYYRIMYYGGAESWNLRDTHMFETLRHLLDAKGPDARAIVWAHNSHIGDARHTDMGVTRDELNIGQLCRETFGREAALVGLGTHTGTVAAATDWDGDMEVKRVLPSRRDSYERLCHDSGRNRFLLDLSPDRHEALRRRLTEPRLERFIGVIYRPETELWSHYSQAVLPEQFDAYAWFDETEAVTPLGPEHHRGMPETYPFGE from the coding sequence ATGACCGATTTCCAGCGCAGACGCGATCATATGGTCGTCGCGCACATCGCATCCCGCGGCGTGCGCGACGAGCATGTGCTGACGGCGATGCGGACCGTCCCGCGCGAGCGGTTCGTGGCCGAGGGCATGGCCGAATTCGCCTATGCGGATTCGCCGCTGCCGATCGCGGAAGGGCAGACCATCTCGCAGCCCTATATCGTCGCGGCGATGATCGAGGCGGCGGAGGTGCGCCCGGGCGACCGCGTGCTCGAAGTCGGCGCCGGGTCCGGCTATGCGGCGGCCGTGATCGGGCAGATCGCCGATCGCGTCGTCGCGATCGAGCGGCACGATGCGCTGGGCGCATCGGCGAAGCGGCGTATCGCCGATCTCGGCTATGCCAATGTCGACATACGGATCGGAGACGGTACGCGAGGCGCGCCGGACGAAGCACCCTTCGATGCGATTCTGGTCGCCGCGGGCGCTCCGGTGGTGCCGGAGGCGCTGAAGGAACAGCTCGCGATCGGCGGAAGACTGGTGATCCCGGTGGGCGAGGAGCGCAGCCAGACGCTGTGCAAGGTCATCCGCCGCACCGAAAGCAGGTACGAGGAATCGGATCTGGGCGCGGTGAGGTTCGTGCCGCTGATCGGTGAACGGGCCTGGGCCGAGGACGGCAGCCGCGCCGCGAGTAATCATGTGCCGGGTGCCGCGCGCAAGCAAAGCCTGCCGGAGATGATCGCCGATGCGGCCGAAGACCTGCCGGACTTCGACGATCCCGCGTTCGGCCGCCTGTTCGATCGTTTCGCCGACCGCCGCGTGGTCCTGCTGGGCGAGGCGAGCCACGGCACGGCCGAATTCTACCGCGCCCGCGCGGCGATCACTCGCCACCTGATCGAGCATCACGGCTTCACCATCGTCGCGGTCGAAGCGGACTGGCCCGATGCCTCGACGGTGGACCGCTATGTCCGGCACCGCCCCGCACGCGCGCGCGCCGAGCCGCCGTTCCAGCGCTTCCCGACCTGGATGTGGCGCAACACCGAAGTCCGGGCGCTGATCGAATGGATGCGCGAACGGAATGCGGACGTCGATGCGGAGGAGGCACGCGCCGGCTTCTACGGACTGGACATCTACAACATGTCGGATTCGATCGGGGCGGTCCTCGACTATCTCGACCGCGTCGATCCCGAAGCGGCGGTTATCGCGCGGGAGCGCTACGGCTGCCTCACCCCCTGGCAGAACGATCCGGCCACCTATGGCCGCGCGGCGCTCAGCCGCGGCTATGCCGAATGCGAGGCCGCCGTGATCGAGCAGTGCCGGGCGCTGCTCGAGAAGCGGCTCGATTATGCGCGGGCGGACGGCGACGCGTTCCTCGACGCAGCGCAGAACGCGCGGCTGATCGCGTCGGCGGAGCGCTATTACCGGATCATGTATTATGGCGGTGCGGAGAGCTGGAACCTGCGCGATACGCACATGTTCGAGACGCTTCGGCACCTGCTCGACGCCAAGGGGCCGGATGCCAGGGCGATCGTCTGGGCGCATAACAGCCATATCGGCGACGCGCGCCATACCGACATGGGCGTCACGCGCGACGAACTCAACATCGGACAGCTCTGCCGCGAGACGTTCGGGCGCGAGGCGGCGCTGGTCGGCCTGGGCACGCATACAGGCACCGTCGCCGCGGCGACCGACTGGGACGGCGACATGGAGGTCAAGCGCGTGCTGCCGTCGCGCCGCGACAGCTATGAACGGCTATGCCACGACAGCGGCAGGAACCGCTTTCTCCTCGATCTGTCGCCGGACCGGCACGAGGCGCTGCGCCGACGGTTGACGGAGCCGCGGCTGGAGCGTTTCATCGGCGTCATCTATCGCCCTGAAACCGAGCTGTGGAGCCATTATTCGCAGGCGGTGCTGCCGGAACAGTTCGATGCCTATGCCTGGTTCGACGAGACCGAAGCGGTGACGCCGCTCGGCCCCGAACACCACCGCGGCATGCCCGAGACCTATCCCTTCGGCGAGTAG